The nucleotide sequence CCACTTGCCTGGGACCGTGCAGCTcctctgtcttcctgactccaggagcaaTGCCCCATTGCGGCCAGGCACCACCCTTCTAGTGCTGCCAGATTTAGAATTTTCTCACATTTCGGTTCTTGTTCCTGTTTCTACATTAAATGCTGGAAGGACTTTTGTCACTATCGCTGAGGGTCACAAATGTTTGCTGTCACTTCACTgaacaggaaaaaggaaaagacacaGGACTTGGTgccaaatcccaactctgcttttTACCTACCAATCACTTAAACACActtgggtctcagcttcctcgtatataaaatgagagaggtcaGACCCGAccgcctctgaagtcccttctggctctgcccTATAACCTTAGGTTTTGTAAATGATTAACTGTTAATGAAAAAATAAGGGatgattttacagagaaggaaactgagacctacagaggttaagtgacttgcccaaggtaacatggCTAGTAAATTTTTGAAGGCAGATTTGACTCCCAGATCTCCCTGGCTCAGATCTTACCCCTCTAATCGCTACACCACACTGTCTAATGCCATGTCCAGGTACAAACATACTAGCTGATAAGCAAAAGAAGACAGAGGATAGGAGAATGCCTTGTGGACATGCCCATGATGCCATCCTCCCTGTTGGCATCTAAAAGATTTCCCTCAGTGGGTGTTGCTGTCACCACATCCTGAAGGGAAGGGTATAGATGGTAAGTGATTAGCCACATCCCTGACCCTCTAGCAACAAGTAAGACACCCCCAAGTGGGAAGGCAAAGGTGGAGGTTGAACAAAAGGctgtaaagaatttttaaaatacctcagaaaaaaaaaaacacatcttgACTGTACCTCTGACCAGCAGTTATGAAAAGGGTCATATGTTTCCACGTTATTAATCCTCTGTAGCCCATCGAAGCCACCAATGACGTAGACTTTGCCGCCCAGAACTGCCATTTTGTGTCTCCATCGGCCAAAATTTAAATACTCAATTTGTATCCACTTGTTGATGGAAGAATTGTATTTCCAGACGTCCCGCTGTGTTTCCTTACCACCTACAGTGGAGATAAGACATGGGTCATTGGATGAGAAGGTTTAGAGCTCCATGCCCAATCAATGAGAACTTTGGAGCAGCGATGGTAGCAAGATTTTATGTTATGAGACGCATGATTCTGCTTTGGAAGCGCTGTATCTCCCAAGTTCGTGGAGCCGCCATAAAGGGCCTTGGAGAGGAGATCCAGTTTGAGCCTTcctccccattttattgatgagaaaaatgaggcttaggaatattaagtgccttgtccaaggtcacacaggagtaaacatcaaaggtaggatttgaacccagggtctccAACTCCAGAGTCAATAGCCTTTGCGttgtgcctgacacagagtagatgcttaataaatgatgattgaCTACCAAACTACGTCCTCTCCTACTTCAACAGACAGGACCTATAGTAGTAGAATGTAGCTCCAGGAGGGCAGGACTGCCCTACTTTGTCTGTATCCCAAATGCCTTGCACAGGATAGATGATTAGCTGACATTGACTTGAACCAAATTTCTGAACTACAACTAGAGGACAATGTAGATGGCAATGTGGCATCTAGTGCCTGCCTGCTTACTATAGCCTGGAGCAGGGCTTCCTAACCTCTTTTGTGCCCTGGAGCCCTTGGGCagccagtctggtgaagtctgtggGCCCTTTTCAAAATCCCatctctaaatgcataaaatgaaatgtgaCATAATTGCAAaatttttacataattgcataacCAAAAGCTAGTGAAAATAAGGATTCTATTTTTCCCATTCGAGTTCATGGATCCCTCGAAATCTGTCCAAGCAGTTCCCCCAGTTAAAACCCCCCTTGTGTAAAGGTCCCCCCACTGtactttcccttctccctaagCTCTAAGGGATCTCTCCAGAGTCTGAAACCTGGTGGAAGTATCCTTATGGTTTTGGAGTCAAAAGGCGCATCTACACCAGGGGTGAATGGGCTGGGATGACTGGCTCCATCACAGTTTCTGGACCTGTCCTATGGTCTTGAAGTAGCGAGGTGGCGGCAGTGGGTAAGAGtgctgtgtctggagtcaggaagacctgagttcaaatccagcctcagacacttactagctgtgtgatcctgcacaagtcacttaacctccgtttgcctcaataagttggagagggaaatggcaaaccactccagtgtttttaccaagaaaaccccatggacaggcTGGCCCAcaaggccatgaagagtcagacacacctgaacGACCACAAAGGAACCCTACCTGATATGTAGACTTCAttttttaaggtcacacaggcaaacTCCACCCACTTTTTATTCTCACTCTCTGGTTCCTGCTCAGTAATGGGGAGCTTGGCTACTTCCAGGCGGCTGCGCCTCAGTGGGTCCAGGCAGGTCACTTCGGCCACAAACTTCTCATCTTTAGTGCAGCCTCCAATGATCATAAATACCTCAGACTGGAATTCATGCATCCTGGGCTTGGTTCTCTCTGAAATAATCTGGAAACCAAAGAAATATAtcctttaaaaatgcaaatttgtaTGGTcgtgataatagctaatatttgcaGGTCTGCAAAACACTCTATGGAAATTAATTCTCTTAAAAAATGCTAGACTCAGATGACTCATTTGCCTGCACTGACAAATGCATAAAGCATTTCAGGGCCCCACTTCTCACTTCCGGGAAGCTGATGGAGGCTTGGAGACTCCCACCTGTGTCTCTTGGCACTATCATAGGCGGTGATTTGTTAAGGAAAGTCTATTCCACAAAGGAGATTGGGCATTGTTGGTCTGGCCAATACTTTGTGTGACTCCTGGTGAATAACCCAGGCCCTGGGTCAGAAACTCCTGCTTTGCAGATGAAGTATTACTAAGGCATGCTCCTCTGTATTTCTAAAGCACtgtatttctatttctctgtatTTCTGATGGTTTCTGTAATGGTCAGATTGCTTCCATGGCTAGTTCTTGTCTTATTCGCACATTAAGTTGAAGAAGGGTGTCACAGTGTCTAGAGTgtcaggcatggagtcaggaagagctgggttcaaatccagcctcagacactcggtAACTGAGGGGCCCTGCGTGGATCTCCCCCAGAgtcccattttcctcatcagtaaaatgagggtaattatTATACCAACTTcctaaggttgctgtgaggaccaaaatGAGATACCATTTGTAACGCATTCTATGAATTGTAAAGTGATATATAAGTGTGAGCCATGCTGATGATAACATCCGCCCTGATAAATTTAGACTTGCAAGGTCAGCAtggatctttttttcctttactattaTTGCAATCACAAGCCACAGCCACCAGAGGGCAGCACCATCATGCACAAGGTTTCCCAGGCTcataggctctctctctctctctctctctctctctctctctctatatatatatatatatatatatatatatatatatatatatatatatatatatatgtcaaaatCACAACCACAAATGttccataggattatagattctctccccattctacagaAACTGAGACAGGAGGAGTGAAGGAATTTTCCTAATGTCATATGAGAAGTAAGAAGcataggcagaatttgaacctcagGACCCTGCTCCCCCTGCCCAGCCTGCACtgcacccccatcccccaccacaCCCCAAGAGATGTCTATGACAGATGGAGATCCCGACTCTTGAGTTGGaaatcacttagtccaaccctctcattttacacagaaggaaactgaggcccaaagagatgaaCTGActgatagaacatttattaagtgcttaatgtgtgtccaggcactgtgctaatacaaaccaaaaagaaagatttgtccatgtcctcaagaagcttagtaggggaagacaatatatcAAGAGGCGGGGAGGTGCCCTCTCAGGAGCAAGGTGGAGACTGGGGTGTCATGGGCAGATCTGCCTCTGAAGAGGGCATGGTGGCTAAAGTTAGGCTTGCTCCCTGGAATGCACAGTGTGGCACTAAGTGTGTATCCAAGGTGCGATGTGAGCTCAGGTCTCTATCTGCTACAGCGAGCtgcctatcatcatcatcatcatcatcatcctcaccatcctcaccatcatccccatcatcatcaccatcatcatcatcatcatcaccaccatcatcaccatcatcatcatcaccaccatcatcaccatcaccatcaccatcaccatcaccatcatcatcatcaccatcaccatcaccatcatcaccaccatcatcaccatcaccattaccatcaccatcatcatcatcaccaccatcatcaccatcaccattaccatcaccatcaccatcatcatcaccatcaccatcatcatcatcatcaccatcaccatcatcatcatcatcaccatcaccatcatcatcatcatcaccatcatcaccaccatcatcaccatcatcatcatcaccatcaccatcaccatcaccatcgctatcatcatcatcatcaccatcatcatcatcaccaccatcaccaccatcatcaccatcattgtcatcatcatgaCCATTCCTAGTACCAAGAGGCGGTCTGATGTAGTGAGTAGAGagcctttcttcccctctccttcccctccctacccccctcccTAAAATCCAAAGCATCAAACCCCACTTGTTCCTTTGAGTTGTCAGCCCCATCTATGGTACCTTTCCTCCTGCTTAGCACCCACAGGCCCTGCTGTGTTTGCTGTTGCCGTGCTTGGCTCTTTGCTCAGTCTCTTCCTTCTGCCTCACACCTCCTCATCCCCTCAGGGCCATGCTCTAGTGTTCAACATTCCAAGGGGTCAATTAGCAAATCTTAAATATTCTTTGTTCTAACTTGCTAAAGGAATCCCAGAACCCTCCACATAACTCAGATTCCCAAATAGGACTTTTTTCTGCCTGGTCTGGGACAAATTATCTTAGACCTCTCATGGAAACTATAAGGGAACTTTCAGGacacaataaataattattgtaaGCCTGACAGTGTCATGTGAGCCCCCAAAGCTCTAGGGGTGAGGGAACTTTACTCATGTGTGTAAATGAAGTAAAATAGTAAAAATGCCGGCAAAAGGCAAGGTGGCTAAGtcagtggagtcaggaggaggagtTCAGGTCCTGTCTTCGACACAAGTTGGCAAAGGCCACTGAACCTCTCAGGGTCTTCTCCCCCTCACCATCCACCCCATCTTCCATGCCACACCTCCCCCCAACTCTCTATACCTATGCCTTGCAGACCAGATGGCAATCTACATTGGTACAAGAAATTTTCtccttgggagttccctatatacTAAATGAAATCCCATGTTTGGTTCATCTCCCCAAATCTGACCTAGTTCCACCTTGATTTCCCTGAGGCTCTTACAGAATCATAGATACATGGGATGTAAAGCTGGAGGGGTCCCTACAGATGTCTACTCTCCTCATTCTGTAAAGGAGGAAGCCCTGACCCAGACAGAGGAAGTGCATTGTCTAAGATCACGCAGGGAATTAGCAGCAGGGCCAAGATTCAAACAAGCACAGTGTTGGTTTGCTCTAAATAGCTCTCGTTTTTTGGCCCACCTCATTGCCGGATAGATGATACATCCTCGCCTCCTGTAGAAGTGAGAAGACCTCAGGGCTTTGTCGGATAAGCGGGTCCGCTTCCACTGTCTCCACAAAATACCAAGGGTCCAGAAGAGGCAAGCGGACTTTCTCAAGGACTCGAGGGAGCAAACAAAGTCTCTCGGACTGCTTGTGCCGGACCCAGCACATCACCATCTCGAACACTTGGGATTCCTCAGTGACGTAGAGGTCGTCACTTTGCAGAGTATGGTGGAGGGTGTCCACAGGAAGCTCCAGGAATTCATCATAGTTCAAGATTTGGGTGAAGTTCTGAATGATGTAGCTTTGAACTTGCTTCTTCAAGTGCTCCAAGGAGTGTGTGTCTGCCAGTCTCAGGATTCCAACACAGTTTTCAGGGTTGAGGGCTTCAGTGAGAAAACTGGCACAGGCATCCACCATCCTAAGGAACTGGGAGGAACACTGTGCAATTAGAACACGTCAGAAAGGGATCAGTGCCTGTTTCATGTCTTTAGGTTGTCATGAAGATACTCATAGACTGGCAAGATTTAGATATTGAAAGACCTTcgatatgaccttgggcaagccacttttcctctgtgggcctcatttccccatttgtaaaatggactagatggcctccgaggTTTCTTCCAAATCTAGATCTAGGAAGCcacaatctagtccaacttccttattttacagatgaggaaactaaggcctagagggttcccaagttcaaatttcaccATGTCATCTGGCTCGGGCCACCACCTTCAGGCAAACACagctttattattcccatttcaagGGTGAGGTAACTAAAATATGCTGTGTCAGcccccagcatagtgcctggcacccagtaggtgCCAAATAcgtgcttgttaaattgaattaggccggacaattctgaaagactgcCTACTAATTTTTGGAGAGGTCATATTCTACATTGGCAAAAAGAGGAACTACGTGCCTGCAATTACAGGCACTTGAAGTGTGAAGCGAGTATGAATGTCAGAATGTCAGGGATGTTAACTttcctttacatatttttaaaaattgatacatcttgttttttcatcatttttattttcaaatgtataCCTCTCCTCccaagagagagaggtggggggaggggggagggagagagagagggaagagaagagaagagaagagaagagagaggagagacagagatagagagagagagagagagagagagagagagagagagagagagagagaatatctcaGCAGAACTAATGAACAGATTAACTGTTATTAACATAGTCCCTCAGCCCTCTAAAGGAGTGCATTTACTCTTCTCACTGTCAGGGCCAAATCTGATCAGTATACATCAGTCCCTTTTCACCTGTTAAATATGTGCATCTATCAttcatctgtttatctatctagaTATCAATATCAAaacctgtgtgtgtatacatatagttAGGTAATGGCCACCGGCCATTTAGACACCGCGATGCTCATAATCAGGATGTCGGACACCAACTTGTGGTCATGGACATGTGAACGTTGCTCATGTCACCTCTACCACCCTTGCTCAGCAGCCTCTCCTGCTCTAAGTTTCAAGGTATCCAGGCTTCTCCCCGACTCCAGCCCCAGTAGCTGCCGCCAACCTCCAGGACACTCTCCCTCTTCCTCGGTGAATCCgtcgcctggctcccagtctctctctctctctcctccccgctTCTCGCCCTCATGCTAGGACTCTGCAACATCGAGATGTTCCCACAAACACCCTGACTTCCCAGTTCCTCATTCTAGTCCCTTCCCATGACCACCTACTCCacctcatccttttcatttcctgTGACTTCTCCCCTAGTCAACCTCATCTGCATGCAGATGGTCACAACACATCAGGGCTCGATTTCCATATTCACAAGCCCTGAAATtcctttttctgatcataatcttttatcattccatttCCCCTTCTGTCTTACAACCTCTAGCCCTCTTCTCCAATCTCCTGGTGATTGACTCCTCAATTCTTTCCTCAGACTACTGCCCCTGCTCTGgctccactctcctcccttccctatcttgATCCCCTGGTGATCCCCTATACTATCCACTCAAGTCCTTTGCTCTCTTGTTCTATCTCTGATCCTGCCTTGCCAAACGCCAACCTGAGATAATTTCCGCCATTagcctcctttctttcctatcCTGCCaaacagagctggaaaaaaatcacagaatcgtGCTGACTTGAGTCCTCAGCAATTTACGTTACATCATCTCAACCATGCCCTGGGCAGCAAAGCAATCCTTTTGCATCGCCCTGATCAACTCGTTCACTCCTTCACTGTGGTTGCTGTTCCggactttttcattcttctgtaaGTGTCCCAAAgcattccctcccccaccctcccagctGAAGACCTTGCCCCAAATCTCATTGAAAAATTGAGGTTGTTTGACCTCATCTCATGAAGAGAGGTCCCTCTTCTCACTCCACAACACTCTGACATTTCCCCTACTGTCTCCTCCTTTATTCCTGTTTCTTAGGAAGAGATGGCCCTTTCATTTGCTCAGGCAATTCACTCTACATGTACCGTGGATCCTAGTCTAtcttatcttctccagcagattgctccctccatcatcctctctccctttcttaacTCCAATCTGTTCTAGCTTCCCTTCTGCCTACTGACATGCCCGTGTTTCTTCCATCCCTAAAAACCCTCACTCGGTCCTACCATCCCCGCTAGCTCTCATCCTGGATCTCTCCTCTTTTTTGTGGTCCGATTTCTGGAGAAGGTTATCTACAATGGGTGCCCCCCACTTCTCATCTTCCCACTcccttctaaaccctctgcattctggcttccagcctcatcattcaactgaaagtgctctctccaaagtgaccaGTGATCTAGCTCCATgccttttctttggctgtcctccatgccttcccttctcacctctgcccccTGGCATCTTTCAAAATTTAGCTTAAAACACCTGCCTACAGGGGGGCCTTCCTTAGCCTCCTCTCCAACTCTCACtggtcccttccctctgagattattctCAATCTAGTCTGTATATACCTTGTGGGTATATCATTTATCCCCGCTAGACCAtgagtgccttgagggcagagactatttttgcttttctttatatgcccatcaattggcacagtgcctggcacacagtaagtaattgacaaattattattattattaactggtAATTGATTGGACACATTGGgaggtgaaggagagaggaaagtcaAAGGTAACGTTCCTTTTGAGCATGAGAACCCAAGTGATGTTGCCACCATAAGTTGGAAACTGGGGAGTTGGTAAAATGGGTCCATTGGAGTGTGCGGCACAATGAAACGctacacagagaaaaagagggaatgaatacagagaaaagataaGCCCATGTCCGAGAGAGCTGCTTCCTGTAGACTGGGGGAGACTTGAGTGTATTTTAGGGCAAATGGGGAAGAGCGGTAAGGAGGGCAGAGATAAGAAGAAGAATGCATATGACCTCCCTGAGcctaatttccttatctgcaaaatgaggatgttggactggATTACTGCTGACCTTAACCCTTGGACTCTGACTCCACCTCGAACTCTGACCCTAACCCTTCCAGCCAGATGCTTTTCTGTGGCTCTAAGACCCAGGCCTGTCCATGTGATAGCTTTGACCCATCCTGTCTCTGGTTCTTCCTCTACCTGCACCCTTCTACTGAGAAGATGATAAtaccgaggaggaggaggatgatacAGTGATTTGAGgtctacaaagtactttacacatattacccaatttgatccctacaacaacctgggaggtaggtgctaacgTTATTGGCATTTCAGAGTTGAGAAAACCAAGCCTGAGAGGGGTTTAAATAATtaacccagagtcacacaactagctagtgtctgagtgaggattcaaactcaagtcttctcctgctccaagtccagaactctatccactacactgccTGGGGGCCTCTAGGTAAATCCTGTTAGACTGGGactttaattttcaacattttggcTCAAAGGGCAAAAATAAGTGACTCAGTTTTCAGGCCACCTGCTGCCCACCTTCAGTGGGTTCACTTCTCTCTACAGAGCCTGCACAGGGTGTCCCGGGCTCACGTGGTCTGTTCACTGAACAAGGACTTTCCGGGAAGGTTTCACCTCTTCACCTGCTTCTCAGGCTGTGGGGTCTGTATTGCTAAACTGGGTAAGAGTCTAAAAGTAGCCAAAAGACCGTTAGCCATACTCCACCTCCCACAGGTGCTGTGGTCCTGGCTTCTGATTCGCCCCTTTAACTCAATACAAAAACACACTGGTGGCCCTCCCCTGAGCCTACCCTGATGGTGCCTCTGTAACTATGTATCTCTGTATATTAATAAGTCAAACGAATTTTGTAAGCTCCCACTATGTGCCACTAAGGCATACTAAGACAAACCTGCAAAAGaccttgccttcaaggggcttacagtatAACAGGGGAGACAACTTGTGCCCTCCCTCTCTAATTCCTTGTTATCTCACTTGTTTCCCCACAGAATGTGAggaccttgagagcagggacttttccttctttgcttttgaATCCTTATCTCTTAATACAGTGCCcaacatacagtaagtgcttaataaatacctgttagCTGACTAACTAGGTTAGTTACTAACAGGTAACTAATATGTTGTTCCCCATCTCCAATAGAAggtgagctccctgaggggagAGAGTGTTTTCATCCATGactttgtgttcccagtgcctagtgatgtgtttggcacatagtaggtgctttagaaatgcttgttgatagattgattgaaggagcttacaatctaatgcgtgaaacaacatgcaaacaaatatattctaAGCGAGCTAAGTACAGGACAAATAGgcaataattagcagagggaaggcactagaattaagaggggatgtggaaggtgggattttagctgggacatgaagccagagaggtcatAGAGTAGAGGAGGGGGAacgttccaggcatgagggacaaccagAGAGAATGCCAGGAGCCAACAGATAGAattggaacagccaggaggccggtgtcactggatcaaagaatacatgtaggagaggaaggtggaagaagcctggaaaggccaCAGCTATGTGAAGGAGGCTTTGGAGAGAGAACACTTGAGTCAATGAAAGAGACTATTGCAAGAGTTGAGgttagaggtgatgaggacctggaaCGTCAGAGTGGCTGTACGTAGAGAGAAGTCTGATGTAAGAGCTGTTgtggaggcagaaatgacaatatttggcAGCTGGAGTCAGGAGTGATTCGGCGGGTACatacctgggtgactggaaagactGTGGTGCTTTTGGCAGAAATAGGGCAGCTCTAGGTTGTTTGTTTACATGTTTTTGGCATCACCATCAGTACCCCTCTATCTCCCTCCATAATGCTCCTCCCTTTCTTGTAACCAGACACCCCCACCCTGTaaccaagcaaacaaatacatgtTTAATTGGTCAGGTCAAAAAAAATATGGTCTCATTCTCTACCTAAAGTCTGCACTTTTCTGCCAAGAAGTGGAAAGCATGATTCATATTTTCTAGAGTTTTGATTGGTTACTACATTGACCAGAGTTCTCAAGCCTTCCAAAGCTGTTTCCCTTTACAATTCACtgtgtaaattattcttctgattctgctcacttcactccacatCACTTCATACAACTCTTCCTGGATTTCTCTAAATCCTGCACTTTTGTCAATGAATATTGACTCATTGACTGCCTGATGGTGGGAGATGAATGCTTAATGAGTGAGTTAATGGGCAGGATTCCCACAAAGACTTTATTAGTTATACCCATGGTACCTCTCATGACTCCCCTTCCCCAGCTAGGTTCCACATAAAGCTTCTCTGAGGCAGGCATGCCCCAACTGTCAAGCAGGCACAGGCCCCAGTAAAAGTACAAGCTTTTGTCATCTTAATAACAGCCCATGCTCAGGTCTATACAGGGCATTGTGACAAGAACCAACAAGTTTCTGGGAGTTTTGAGTTTCTGTTGACTatctcactgggtctcagttcaCCCACCTGGAAGAGGCTGGCGGCTTCCAAGACCCGCTGGACATTTTGTTTGGTAATGAGAGCCTTACTTGTGTACGTATAGTCTAATAGAATATTCATAGTTTCTGCATCCACGCCTTTGATGATGattttcttctcatatttctccttTAAGTCATTACAGAACATGGCCCTGAAAGAGAAATAGAGGCAGGCCCCAACTTATGTGTGCTCAACTTATGTACAGCCCTTTCTTCCATGACAGTCCTCTTTGAGGCCCTGGTgggtccctcccttctccccactacTGCTCCTTGGACTGGTACAGGAAGAGCTTGGAGGACCTGGGTAGGGAGGCCCCTGGTCTCCCGCAAGAGCTGTCTCTGGTACTTTGAATAGAATCGCAGGATTGGAGCTGGAAGGTAGTGTAGAGGTCATTGAATTCAGCCTCCATTTATATAAgagaaaattgaaactcaaagatTCAGTGACcaacccagagtcacacagctagtaagtctctgagttGAGATTAGAACGCCAAGGCCAGTGCTTGGTCCACTATGACCACCctgcctttttatttttggagCATAAGGGAATCTTACAGTGACCCACCATGTAGCACCTATGGGTGGTATTACAAGGCctaaatgaaaagagagaaaaagggaagaagaatcaTAAGAGGGTGTTCacctattcatttttcatttcccttctgcTGTATTAGCAGCAAAGAcaacacacttaaaaaaaaacccaacctttgTATAAAACACCCAAAGAAAagctttagtttttaaaaagctgtatTCTGAGCTCTGTAGCTAAGTTTTCTTTGCTACAAAGGGCCTGGTCAGAACCACAGCTGCCGAGAGTagaagaggaagcagaagcaGGCAACACATTCCTGGTGCCCGTGTAATGAAAGAAATGGAGTAACTGACATTCAATGGATAGAGAATTGTCCTCAGGCGTATATAGGCAGAGGTCTGGAGGAGAAAGATGCCAGTGGGCAGAGGAAACACTTTCTGGAATGGTAGTATTGGCACCCTTGAAATGTCAGTGTCCTATGAAAAAGCCCTGTTC is from Trichosurus vulpecula isolate mTriVul1 chromosome 7, mTriVul1.pri, whole genome shotgun sequence and encodes:
- the KLHL6 gene encoding kelch-like protein 6 isoform X1, whose product is MGDTVEKSLEGPLTPLDEGHSRKRGDLVEILNGEKVKFDDVELSRILQNGLENLRLENSLTDVILCVDIQEFSCHRAVLAAASNYFRAMFCNDLKEKYEKKIIIKGVDAETMNILLDYTYTSKALITKQNVQRVLEAASLFQFLRMVDACASFLTEALNPENCVGILRLADTHSLEHLKKQVQSYIIQNFTQILNYDEFLELPVDTLHHTLQSDDLYVTEESQVFEMVMCWVRHKQSERLCLLPRVLEKVRLPLLDPWYFVETVEADPLIRQSPEVFSLLQEARMYHLSGNEIISERTKPRMHEFQSEVFMIIGGCTKDEKFVAEVTCLDPLRRSRLEVAKLPITEQEPESENKKWVEFACVTLKNEVYISGGKETQRDVWKYNSSINKWIQIEYLNFGRWRHKMAVLGGKVYVIGGFDGLQRINNVETYDPFHNCWSEAAPLLIHVSSFAAASHKKKLYVIGGGPNGKLATDKTQCYDASANKWCLKSSMPVEAKCINAVSFRDHIYVVGGAMKALYSYSPLEDSWCLVTQLSQERASCGISPCNNRLYITGGRDEKNEVIATVLCWDTETQKLTEECVLPRGVSHHGSVTIRKSYTHIRLIVPGAVSV
- the KLHL6 gene encoding kelch-like protein 6 isoform X2, whose translation is MGDTVEKSLEGPLTPLDEGHSRKRGDLVEILNGEKVKFDDVELSRILQNGLENLRLENSLTDVILCVDIQEFSCHRAVLAAASNYFRAMFCNDLKEKYEKKIIIKGVDAETMNILLDYTYTSKALITKQNVQRVLEAASLFQFLRMVDACASFLTEALNPENCVGILRLADTHSLEHLKKQVQSYIIQNFTQILNYDEFLELPVDTLHHTLQSDDLYVTEESQVFEMVMCWVRHKQSERLCLLPRVLEKVRLPLLDPWYFVETVEADPLIRQSPEVFSLLQEARMYHLSGNEIISERTKPRMHEFQSEVFMIIGGCTKDEKFVAEVTCLDPLRRSRLEVAKLPITEQEPESENKKWVEFACVTLKNEVYISGGKETQRDVWKYNSSINKWIQIEYLNFGRWRHKMAVLGGKVYVIGGFDGLQRINNVETYDPFHNCWSEAAPLLIHVSSFAAASHKKKLYVIGGGPNGKLATDKTQCYDASANKWCLKSSMPVEAKCINAVSFRDHIYVVGSLS